One genomic region from Amphiprion ocellaris isolate individual 3 ecotype Okinawa chromosome 20, ASM2253959v1, whole genome shotgun sequence encodes:
- the LOC111578120 gene encoding pleckstrin homology domain-containing family G member 3 isoform X5 has translation MEDCSPSGCLPFIIVKNWKTSLVICPLRWHLPVSLTSSRGLCAMPEGSHSALHQDPMGEGGMHMVKGSTLSGQESPQLSSSLPTSEHVQESVDLGPDCYSQVCVEPLDGEGERPVSLVSTLSSSSSRDSRSLFGSTVALPSSTTPPVPSEEDINLELSPAESTREQAVNQSYTGYSRYWQEQLEPRVISNQWNNNNATANRKAIGEIPHIPASPVVTDAMAPNPKLTYVDRVVMEIIETERMYVKDLRSIVEDYLAHIIDMANLPIRPEQVCALFGNIEDIYEFNSELLQSLDMCENDPVAIAQCFVNKSEYFEIYTQYCTNYPNSVAALTDCMRNKTLAKFFRDRQAALKRSLPLGSYLLKPVQRILKYHLLLQEIAKHFDPDEEGYEVIQEAIDTMTGVAWYINDMKRKHEHAVRVQEIQSLLINWKGSDLTTYGELVLEGTFHVLRAKNTRTLFLFEKMLLITKKRGEHYVYKIHISCSTLMLLDSAKDPLLFSVIHFKRPKQPHTVQAKSVEEKRLWAHHIKRLILENHNAIVPQRAKEASLENSNYPGKYQYSPERLKKAESCQADDFHLGGRNGRRRSEPVKQIIRSTKAVLKDDQSKDTPDLKTTQKEEVEICRHEEKHGDTAVKETLSTQVSVRELCPLDCVPLSKNSNQLEVDYSEHPESPVTPSEKETDSPEPQDTSRENAEEEEGGSDSSGLQVEETSVLTNGELSEEEEEVLSDNKSILPSSVLDQASVIAEHFISSLSRRSSLLSEDLGSLACPSPPVDNDAFQSPSACMDFEKQTQLLVSSSPEPQATSDVGLSIMPVHEPALNSLMEGKRRSTLSKQDRLLIHKIRRYYEHAEHQDATFSIKRRESLSYIPAGLVRHLSRQLDDIPQERAVPVHRKGLSRNRPTSWSVFDLPGLEKSRNTETCQKTEPQRSVSVKARSVSVTDASTTEEEFRPSCDMLKVWQDMENEQESREVQQIAEETVSDPILEVTEDISSDTSDIKTSKQPAQILEESEISAASESASVSSPTTTSPAVEGGSDQDSKPGRTRRLQDNSHFHQSHLPKIISFRTSMDEDQILQDMGKMKNKVFQLARQYSQRIKNNRPIVWQRNRETANQQGFKNLPAVQEEKMQLKKKGKPNLKLPLNACDQAVIHEMRSPSPVQTPSSGASSQSTITCPQSPQSETFHWPDVQELRTKYTETSHTSKVTRSCTVPNGTLECCMNRCNGCSHKYHSSLDLHKALTDCPTEHSEALHKEKCPVVEDWPQHQTQLHPLLCRWSSLDHMLGSLPLHEVQNLQEPVRTCCSLQAEDGLLQEGLDSAAKSAVLSSGKTSESNLVKSLREKFQSLSTSS, from the exons AATCTCCTCAGTTGTCCTCATCCCTCCCCACCAGTGAGCATGTCCAGGAAAGCGTCGATTTGGGTCCAGACTGTTACAGCCAGGTTTGTGTGGAGCCGCTGGACGGAGAGGGTGAACGTCCAGTGAGCCTGGTGTCCACCCTGTCCTCCAGTTCATCCCGTGATAGTCGCAGCCTCTTTGGGAGCACAGTGGCCCTTCCTTCCTCCACCACACCACCCGTACCGAGTGAGGAGGACATCAACTTGGAACTGAGCCCGGCAGAAAGCACCAGAGAGCAGGCCGTGAACCAGAGTTACACAGGTTACAGTCGATACTGGCAAGAACAGCTAGAGCCCAGGGTGATCAGCAACCAGTGGAACAACAACAACGCCACTGCCAACAGGAAAGCCATTGGCGAAATACCTCATATCCCTGCCTCACCTGTCGTCACGGACGCCATGGCGCCCAACCCAAAGTTGACCTATGTAGACCGTGTTGTCATGGAGATCATTGAGACAGAGCGCATGTACGTCAAGGACCTACGCAGCATCGTGGAG GACTATTTGGCACACATTATCGACATGGCCAACCTTCCCATACGGCCTGAGCAAGTGTGCGCTCTTTTTGGAAACATAGAGGACATCTATGAGTTCAACAG TGAGCTGCTGCAGTCATTGGACATGTGTGAGAATGACCCTGTGGCTATTGCTCAATGCTTTGTAAACAAG AGTGAATACTTTGAAATCTACACCCAGTATTGCACCAACTACCCCAA CTCAGTGGCAGCACTGACTGATTGCATGAGGAATAAAACTTTAGCCAAGTTCTTCAGGGATCGGCAGGCTGCTCTGAAGCGCTCCCTCCCTTTGGGCTCCTACCTGCTAAAGCCAGTTCAGAGGATCCTGAAGTATCACCTGCTGCTTCAG gaaatagCAAAGCACTTTGACCCTGACGAGGAGGGCTATGAGGTAATTCAAGAGGCCATAGACACCATGACAGGAGTGGCCTGGTACATCAATGACATGAAGCGGAAACATGAACACGCTGTCAGAGTGCAG GAGATACAGTCACTTCTTATCAACTGGAAGGGCTCTGACCTGACCACCTATGGAGAACTGGTGCTGGAGGGCACCTTTCATGTGCTCCGGGCCAAGAACACCCGTACACTCTTCCTCTTTGAAAAGATGCTCCTCATTACCAAGAAAAGAGGGGAACATTATGTCTACAAGATCCATAtctca TGCTCCACCTTAATGCTACTTGACAGTGCCAAAGATCCCCTGCTCTTCAGTGTTATCCATTTCAAGCGTCCCAAGCAACCCCATACAGTGCAG GCCAAGTCTGTTGAGGAGAAGCGGCTCTGGGCCCATCACATTAAGAGGCTCATTCTTGAGAATCACAATGCCATCGTCCCACAGAGG GCAAAAGAAGCTAGCCTTGAAAATTCAAACT ATCCAGGGAAGTACCAGTACAGTCCTGAGAGGCTAAAGAAAGCAGAGTCCTGCCAGGCTGACGACTTCCATCTTGGAGGACGAAACGGGAGGAGGAGATCAG AGCCAGTGAAACAAATCATAAGGAGCACAAAAG CTGTTTTGAAG GACGATCAGAGCAAAGATACTCCTGACCTGAAAACTACGCAAAAAGAGGAGGTAGAAATTTGCAGGCACGAGGAAAAACATGGGGATACGGCTGTGAAAGAAACTCTCAGCACACAG GTCAGTGTGCGGGAGCTGTGCCCTCTAGACTGTGTCCCTCTCTCAAAGAACAGCAATCAGCTGGAGGTGGATTATTCTGAACACCCCGAGTCTCCTGTGACCCCTTCCGAAAAAGAAACTGACTCCCCAGAACCTCAAGATACCTCTAGAGAAAatgcagaggaagaagaaggagggagtGACTCCTCTGGTCTCCAAGTGGAGGAGACGAGTGTACTGACAAATGGGGAGCtctcagaggaggaagaggaggtgctTTCAGATAATAAAAGCATCCTACCGTCCTCTGTGTTGGACCAGGCTAGTGTGATAGCTGAGCACTTCATCAGCAGCCTGTCCAGACGGAGCAGTCTACTTTCAGAGGATCTGGGTTCCCTCGCCTGCCCCTCACCACCGGTAGACAATGATGCCTTCCAAAGCCCTTCAGCCTGCATGGACTTTGAGAAACAGACCCAGCTGTTGGTCAGCTCTTCACCAGAGCCACAGGCAACCTCAGATGTTGGTCTCTCAATAATGCCTGTGCATGAACCTGCACTGAACTCTCTCATGGAAGGGAAACGGAGGTCTACTCTCTCTAAACAAGATCGCCTCCTCATTCATAAAATCAGACGATACTACGAGCACGCCGAGCATCAAGATGCTACTTTCAGCATCAAGCGCAGGGAAAGTCTGTCATATATTCCAGCGGGTCTGGTCAGGCACCTGAGTCGACAGCTTGATGATATTCCTCAGGAGAGGGCCGTCCCAGTCCACAGGAAAGGCCTCTCTCGGAACAGGCCGACTTCTTGGTCTGTCTTTGACCTTCCTGGATTAGAAAAGAGTCGGAACACTGAAACTTGTCaaaaaactgaaccacagagATCAGTCTCAGTAAAGGCTAGATCTGTTAGCGTCACAGATGCTTCTACAACAGAAGAAGAGTTCAGACCCTCGTGTGACATGCTCAAAGTTTGGCAAGACATGGAAAATGAGCAAGAGAGCAGGGAGGTCCAGCAGATTGCAGAGGAGACCGTTAGTGACCCAATATTAGAAGTGACTGAAGATATCAGCTCAGACACTTCAGACATTAAAACCAGTAAGCAACCAGCTCAGATTTTAGAAGAGTCTGAAATAAGCGCTGCCTCAGAAAGCGCCAGTGTGTCGTCACCTACCACAACTTCCCCGGCTGTGGAGGGAGGATCTGATCAGGACTCTAAGCCAGGTAGGACCCGCAGGCTTCAAGACAACAGCCATTTCCACCAGAGCCATCTACCAAAGATCATTAGCTTCAGAACAAGCATGGATGAGGACCAGATCCTGCAAGACATgggaaagatgaaaaacaaggtGTTCCAGCTGGCACGTCAGTACAGTCAGCGGATTAAAAACAACAGACCTATAGTCTGGCAGAGGAACAGAGAAACAGCAAATCAACAAGGCTTCAAGAATTTACCTGCTGTCCAGGAGGAGAAGATGCAGTTAAAGAAAAAGG GTAAACCCAACCTGAAATTGCCTTTGAATGCTTGTGATCAGGCAGTTATCCATGAAATGCGTTCTCCAAGTCCAGTCCAGACCCCCAGCTCAGGAGCCAGCTCCCAGAGCACCATTACCTGCCCACAGAGCCCACAGTCGGAGACCTTCCATTGGCCTGATGTTCAGGAGCTACGCACCAAATACACAGAGACCTCCCATACCTCAAAAGTAACCCGTAGCTGCACAGTCCCAAATGGGACGCTGGAGTGCTGTATGAACAGGTGTAATGGCTGCTCACACAAATACCACAGCTCCTTGGACCTTCACAAAGCTCTGACAGACTGCCCAACAGAACACTCTGAAGCACTACACAAGGAGAAGTGTCCTGTGGTAGAGGACTGGCCTCAGCATCAGACACAGCTTCATCCCCTGCTGTGCAGGTGGAGCTCCTTGGACCACATGCTGGGGTCTCTGCCCCTCCATGAagtacaaaaccttcaggaacctGTGAGGACCTGCTGCAGCCTCCAAGCAGAAGACGGCCTCCTCCAGGAGGGTCTGGATAGTGCAGCGAAGTCTGCTGTCCTGAGTTCAGGGAAGACTTCAGAAAGTAATCTTGTGAAAAGCTTACGGGAAAAGTTCCAGAGCTTAAGCACAAGCTCATGA